The following proteins are co-located in the Manihot esculenta cultivar AM560-2 chromosome 9, M.esculenta_v8, whole genome shotgun sequence genome:
- the LOC110622934 gene encoding rRNA biogenesis protein RRP5 isoform X2 gives MTAPSSKKKSQDRKREGRPKFNKDSKRSFKSKKKDSSDIVPSEALALQLEDDVPDFPRGGGSSLSQREREEIRAEVDAEFEAEERVLKRKKGKKLQNRSLSESDDLGSLFGDGLTGKLPRFANKITLKNISPGMKLWGVVAEVNEKDLVISLPWGLRGLVRSSDAIDPLLGDGNEDIEGNLPSVFHVGQLVSCIVLQLDDDRKDNGKRKIWLSLRLSLLHKGFSLDSIQEGMVLTAYVKSIEDHGYILHFGLLSFMGFLPKNSQAESRHAEVKAGQLLQGIVRNIDKTRKVVYLSSESDAVSKCVMKDLKGISIDLLVPGMMVNARVQSTLENGIMLSFLTYFTGTVDVLHLQNAFPTSNWKDDYNNNKKVNARILFIDPSTRAVGLTLNQHHVRNSTPPMHVKVGDIYDSAKIVRVDKGLGLLLEIPSTPLSTPAYVSISDVAENEVRKLEKKFKEGSIVRVRILGYKHLEGLATGILKASAFEGPVFTHSDVKPGMIVRAKIIAVDSFGAIVQFPGGLKALCPLRHMSEFEIAKPRKKFKVGAELVFRVLGCKSKRITVTHKKTLVKSKLAILSSYADATDGLITHGWITKIEKHGFFVHFYNGVQGFAPRSELGLEPGCDAGSMYHIGQVVKCRILSSIPASRRINLSFIMKPSRVSEEPVKLGSVVAGVVEKVTPFGVIVYVNAKGYMKGTISTEHLADHHDQAALLKSVLKPGYEFDQLLVLDIESNNLILSVKYSLVNSAHHLPSDLSEVQTQSIVHGYICNLIETGCFIRFLGRLTGFSPKSKAMDDQRAQLSEAFYIGQSIRSNIIDVNSEKNRITVSLKQSGCSSTDASFLLGYFQLEEKIAELQSSDSKGADLGWGEGFKIGSVIEAKVQESKEVGIVVCFDKYNDVLGFITLHQLGGTTLETGCTVRAAVLDVAKTERLVDLSLKPEFLDKSRDENSNGQTHKKKRKREVSKSLEVHQTVNAVVEIVKEKYLILSVPEHNYAIGYASVSDYNTQKLPLKQFSNGQSVIATVMALPSPSTAGRLLLLLKSVSEPTETSSSKKAKKKSSYNVGSLVQAEITEKKPLEMRLKFGIGFRGRIHITEVNDDCVLDDPFTNFRIGQTVTARIVAKASKGDNKKKQLWELSIKPKILAGDKMTEYEYSSGKCVTGFVYKVDNEWAWLAVSRHVKAQLFVLDSAHEPSDLEEFQKRFFVGKAVRGHVLSSNKDKTLLRLVLRPLCASSSRVVDGEALNMDDARNDVQHLNVTSQFHEGDIVGGRISKIFPNVGGLLVQIGPHVHGRVHFTELQDSWVPDPLSGYHEGKFVKCKVLEINRSVKGTVHVDLSLRFSLDGMLSRNSTELSKNVNSPIKRVEKLEDLHPDSVVQGYVKNVTSKGCFIMLSRKIDAKILLSNLSNEYIDNPEKEFPIGRLVVGRVLTVEPLSKRVEVSLKKVSATGAAKSENYDLSCLNVGDTISGRIKRVESYGLFITIDHTNLVGLCHVSELPDGSFDKIETKYRVGEMVNARILKVDEERRRISLGMKNLAVGNDIDILPSKAESDDTISESGTIDDSGSKPQESSSPGIRGMDIESENEECPILAQAESRASIPPLDVTLDDMEHSDVDDVIDKNKEDIGEAKIVDEKKKKREKKAKEEREQEIRAAEARLLEKDIPRTADEFEKLVRSSPNSSFVWIKYMAFMLSMADVEKARSIAERALRTINIREENEKLNIWVAYFNLENEYGNPPEEAVKKVFQRTLQYCDPKKVHLALLGVYERTEQHTLADELVERMVKKFKHSCKIWLRRVQRLLKQEQDGVQSVIQRALLCLPRHKHIKFISQSAILEFKCGVPDRGRSMFEGILREYPKRTDLWSVYLDQEIRLGDLDVTRSLFERAISLSLPPKKMKFLFKKYLEYEKTHGDEEQIESVKRKAMEYVENTLA, from the exons ATGACAGCTCCTTCGTCTAAGAAGAAATCTCAGGATAGAAAGAGGGAAGGCCGCCCAAAATTTAATAAGGATTCGAAGAGGTCTTTCAAATCTAAGAAGAAGGACTCGAGCGACATTGTTCCATCTGAAGCCTTGGCCTTACAGCTGGAAGATGATGTACCTGACTTTCCTAGAG GTGGAGGAAGTTCACTGAGTCAAAGAGAACGTGAGGAAATCCGTGCAGAAGTTGATGCAGAATTTGAGGCTGAGGAGAGGGTTTTGAAGAGGAAGAAGGGGAAGAAATTGCAAAACAGGAGTCTTTCTGAATCTGATGATTTAGGTTCGCTTTTTGGTGATGGCTTAACCGGCAAATTACCTCGTTTTGCGAATAAGATCACCTTGAAG AATATTTCTCCTGGAATGAAGCTTTGGGGAGTCGTTGCTGAAGTAAATGAGAAGGACCTTGTGATTAGTCTACCTTGGGGCTTACGTGGTTTAGTACGGTCTAGTGATGCAATTGATCCTCTTTTGGGTGATGGAAATGAG GATATTGAAGGCAACCTTCCAAGCGTATTCCATGTTGGACAGTTGGTTTCATGCATTGTGTTGCAATTGGATGATGATAGGAAGGATAATGGGAAAAGAAAAATCTGGCTTTCGTTGCGCCTGTCATTGTTGCACAAAGGCTTCTCATTAGATTCCATTCAGGAAGGGAtg GTCCTCACTGCTTATGTTAAGAGCATAGAAGATCATGGCTACATTCTTCATTTTGGCTTGCTTTCTTTTATGGGGTTTTTGCCAAAGAATAGCCAAGCTG AAAGCAGGCATGCTGAAGTGAAAGCTGGGCAATTGCTGCAAGGAATTGTTAGAAACATTGATAAAACTCGTAAAGTTGTGTACCTAAGTTCTGAATCAGATGCAGTGTCTAAATGTGTG ATGAAGGATCTTAAGGGAATTTCAATTGATCTTCTTGTTCCAGGCATGATGGTTAATGCCCGAGTACAATCAACCCTAGAAAACGGGATTATGTTATCTTTCCTTACATATTTTACTGGAACT GTTGATGTGCTTCATTTGCAAAATGCTTTTCCTACTTCAAACTGGAAAGATGATTACAACAACAATAAGAAG GTCAATGCTAGgatattatttattgatcccTCAACTAGAGCAGTTGGCTTGACGCTGAATCAACATCATGTTCGCAATAGTACTCCTCCAATG CATGTTAAAGTTGGAGATATTTATGACAGCGCAAAAATAGTAAGGGTAGATAAAGGCTTGGGTCTTCTGCTTGAAATCCCGTCGACTCCTTTGTCAACACCAGcgtatgttagt ATATCTGATGTAGCTGAAAATGAAGTCCGGAAGCTCGAGAAAAAGTTTAAGGAGGGAAGTATAGTTCGTGTTCGAATTCTTGGATATAAGCATTTGGAAGGTCTTGCTACGGGGATCTTGAAG GCAAGTGCTTTTGAAGGCCCTGTATTCACCCACTCAGATGTTAAGCCTGGGATGATAGTGAGGGCCAAAATCATAGCCGTAGACAGCTTTGGTGCTATAGTGCAATTTCCTGGTGGATTGAAGGCACTCTGCCCTCTTCGGCATATGTCTGAATTTGAAATTGCAAAGCCTAGGAAAAAATTTAAG GTTGGAGCTGAACTGGTGTTCCGTGTGCTTGGTTGCAAGTCCAAGAGAATTACCGTGACACACAAGAAAACTCTT GTCAAATCAAAACTTGCAATTCTTAGCTCATACGCAGATGCTACAGATGGGCTAATAACACATGGATGGATAACAAAGATTGAAAAGCATGGCTTCTTTGTCCATTTTTATAATGGTGTCCAGGGATTTGCTCCCAG ATCTGAGCTTGGATTAGAGCCAGGATGTGATGCAGGCTCTATGTATCACATTGGACAAGTTGTCAAATGCAGAATATTGAGTTCTATTCCTGCTTCTCGCCGGATTAACCTTAGTTTCATAATGAAGCCTTCAAG GGTATCTGAAGAACCTGTGAAGTTGGGTAGTGTTGTTGCAGGAGTTGTTGAGAAAGTAACCCCCTTTGGTgtcatagtatatgttaatgcCAAAGGTTACATGAAGGGTACAATATCGACTGAACATTTGGCTGATCACCATG ATCAAGCTGCTTTGTTGAAGTCAGTCTTGAAGCCTGGATATGAGTTTGATCAGCTTCTGGTTCTAG ATATTGAGAGCAACAATTTGATCCTCTCTGTGAAATATTCTCTTGTCAACTCGGCTCATCATCTTCCTTCGGATCTCAGTGaagttcaaactcaatcaaTAGTCCAT GGGTACATTTGTAACTTAATTGAAACTGGCTGTTTTATTCGATTTCTTGGGCGCTTGACTGGTTTCTCCCCTAAAAGCAAG GCAATGGATGACCAAAGAGCCCAGCTTTCAGAAGCCTTTTACATTGGACAATCCATTCGGAGCAACATAATTGAT GTAAATAgtgaaaaaaatagaattacAGTGTCTCTGAAGCAATCAGGCTGTTCATCTACAGATGCATCCTTCCTTCTAGGGTATTTTCAATTAGAAGAGAAG ATTGCTGAGCTACAATCTTCAGACTCCAAAGGGGCTGATTTAGGATGGGGTGAAGGATTTAAAATTGGCAGTGTCATTGAGGCAAAAGTTCAGGAGTCCAAGGAAGTTGGGATTGTCGTCTGCTTTGATAAATATAATGATGTCCTTGGATTTATTACACTTCATCAAT TAGGTGGAACAACACTGGAAACAGGTTGTACTGTTCGAGCTGCAGTTCTTGATGTTGCCAAGACTGAACGCCTTGTTGATTTATCTCTAAAACCAGAGTTTCTTGATAAATCCAGAGATGAGAATTCTAACGGCCAGACTCACAAGAAG aaaaggaaaagagaagttTCTAAGAGCTTGGAGGTGCACCAGACAGTAAATGCTGTTGTGGAAATTGTGAAAGAAAAGTACTTG ATTCTTTCAGTACCTGAGCATAACTATGCAATAGGATATGCATCTGTATCAGACTACAACACACAGAAGCTTCCTCTAAAACAATTTTCTAATGGTCAAAG TGTCATCGCAACTGTTATGGCACTCCCAAGCCCTTCAACTGCAGGGaggttgcttttgcttctgaAATCAGTTAGTGAGCCAACTGAAACATCCAGTTCAAAGAAGGCAAAAAAGAAGTCTAGCTATAATGTGGGATCCCTGGTTCAAGCAGAG ATTACTGAAAAAAAGCCTCTTGAAATGAGATTGAAATTCGGTATTGGTTTCCGTGGGAGGATTCATATAACTGAG GTCAATGATGATTGTGTTTTGGATGATCCATTTACTAACTTCAGAATTGGTCAAACAGTGACTGCAAGGATTGTTGCTAAAGCTAGTAAAggagataataaaaaaaagcagCTGTGGGAGCTGTCTATCAAACCAAAAATTCTTGCAG GCGATAAAATGACAGAGTATGAATATTCATCTGGGAAATGTGTCACTGGTTTTGTGTATAAAGTGGACAATGAATGGGCCTGGTTAGCTGTATCTCGACATGTAAAGGCACAACTTTTTGTACTTGACAGTGCACATGAACCCAGTGATCTTGAAGAATTCCAGAAACGTTTTTTTGTTGGAAAAGCTGTTAGAGGCCATGTTCTAAGTTCTAACAAAGATAAGACATTGTTACGTCTGGTGCTACGTCCATTATGTGCTTCATCTAGTAGAGTTGTTGATGGCGAAGCTTTAAATATGGATGATGCGCGAAATGATGTTCAACATCTCAATGTTACTTCTCAATTTCACGAAGGTGACATTGTGGGTGGCAGAATTTCCAAAATATTTCCCAATGTTGGTGGATTACTTGTGCAGATTGGTCCCCATGTACATGGTAGAGTTCATTTTACTGAACTTCAGGACTCATGGGTGCCTGACCCATTGTCTGGATATCATGAAGGGAAATTTGTTAAATGCAAGGTCCTGGAGATCAATAGATCTGTCAAGGGCACTGTTCATGTTGATCTGTCACTACGTTTCTCTTTAGATGGCATGCTTAGTCGGAATTCAACTGAGCTCTCAAAGAATGT GAATAGTCCTATCAAGCGTGTGGAGAAGCTTGAGGATCTTCATCCTGATTCAGTTGTACAG GGATATGTTAAGAATGTGACTTCAAAGGGGTGTTTCATTATGCTTTCAAGGAAGATTGATGCCAAAATTCTCCTTTCGAACTTATCTAATGAGTATATTGACAATCCTGAAAAAGAATTCCCCATTGGGAGACTTGTAGTTGGCAG GGTATTAACCGTGGAGCCTTTGTCCAAGCGAGTTGAAGTTAGTTTGAAGAAAGTGAGTGCAACTGGTGCTGCGAAATCTGAAAATTATGATTTGAGTTGTCTAAATGTTGGAGACACAATCTCTGGTAGGATTAAACGGGTGGAATCATATGGACTGTTTATCACAATTGACCACACAAACTTG GTTGGATTATGTCATGTGTCAGAGCTTCCCGATGGTTCCTTTGACAAAATTGAAACTAAATATAGAGTGGGGGAGATGGTGAATGCAAGGATTTTGAAG GTGGATGAGGAAAGACGTCGAATCTCTCTTGGCATGAAAAATTTGGCTGTTGGAAATGATATTGACATTCTGCCTTCAAAAGCAGAATCTGATGATACCATTAGTGAAAGTGGTACTATTGATGACAGTGGTTCTAAACCCCAAGAGAGCAGTTCACCTGGGATCCGAGGTATGGATATTGAATCTGAAAATGAAGAATGTCCGATTCTTGCACAAGCAGAATCAAGGGCTTCCATTCCTCCACTTGATGTCACCCTTGATGATATGGAGCACTCTGATGTGGATGATGTAATtgacaaaaataaagaagatatTGGTGAGGCAAAGATAGtagatgagaagaagaagaaaagggaaaagaaagctAAGGAAGAGAG GGAGCAAGAAATTAGAGCTGCTGAAGCAAGATTGCTGGAAAAGGATATACCAAGAACTGCTGATGAATTTGAGAAACTGGTTCGAAGTTCTCCTAATAGCAGTTTTGTTTGGATAAAATACATGGCTTTCATGCTTAGCATGGCTGATGTTGAGAAAGCTCGCTCAATTGCTGAAAG GGCTCTGAGAACAATAAATATTCGTGAAGAAAATGAGAAGCTAAACATCTGGGTGGCCTACTTCAATTTGGAAAACGAATATGGAAATCCTCCAGAG GAAGCTGTTAAAAAGGTATTTCAAAGAACCCTGCAGTATTGTGATCCTAAGAAGGTACATCTAGCACTCCTTGGAGTATATGAAAGGACTGAGCAACATACTTTGGCAGATGAGCTTGTTGAGAGAATGGTTAAGAAGTTCAAGCATTCATGCAAA ATTTGGCTGAGACGGGTGCAGAGACTTTTGAAGCAAGAGCAAGATGGTGTGCAGTCTGTTATTCAACGTGCTCTGTTATGCCTTCCTCGTCATAAGCACATAAAATTCATCTCACAGTCAGCTATCCTTGAATTCAAATGTGGGGTTCCTGATAGAGGGAGATCCATGTTTGAAGGAATTTTACGAGAGTACCCAAAAAGAACAGATTTATGGAGTGTTTACCTTGATCAA GAGATTAGACTGGGAGATCTGGATGTAACACGTTCTCTATTTGAGAGGGCCATTAGTCTGAGCCTCCCACCTAAAAAGATGAAA TTCTTATTCAAGAAATATCTCGAGTATGAGAAGACTCATGGTGATGAGGAACAAATTGAGTCGGTGAAACGGAAGGCAATGGAATATGTTGAGAATACTCTGGCTTGA